Proteins from a single region of Candidatus Puniceispirillum marinum IMCC1322:
- a CDS encoding TRAP transporter substrate-binding protein: MSDSRRNFLTGAAVIGAAAAGYAVGIGGKDEKKDTLSAPAVNKNEGVSLKMQASWGGGIFLENAKSYVDRVHAMAGKDLKIDLLAVNAVVKTSQMQDAVHRGVLDAAHYVPAYWYSKSKSASLFGTGPCFGWSSQEVLGWAHYGGGMELFNELMESLGLNVVSFFNSPMPAQPLGWFKEEIKDASQMDGLKYRTVGLAADVLMEMGMSVVQLPGGEIQPAMKSGLIDAAEFNNPTSDRDFGMQDVSKDYHLASFHQSQEFFEVTFNKEKYNSLPSELQAILKHASEAESSNFYWHNTKRYADDLVRLQNESGVKVHRTPDSVMAAQLKAWDVVVDRISAEDPFFAKVIESQKAYAKDVMNYLNLNQPDYKLAYNHHFG, translated from the coding sequence ATGAGCGATAGTCGTAGAAATTTTCTTACTGGAGCGGCTGTGATAGGCGCAGCTGCTGCGGGTTACGCGGTTGGTATTGGTGGCAAAGACGAAAAAAAAGATACGCTATCTGCACCGGCTGTAAACAAAAATGAAGGTGTCAGTCTCAAGATGCAAGCATCTTGGGGCGGTGGTATTTTCTTGGAAAATGCCAAGTCATATGTTGACCGCGTGCATGCCATGGCTGGTAAAGATCTGAAGATTGATCTGCTTGCTGTTAACGCCGTGGTAAAAACAAGCCAGATGCAGGATGCTGTTCATCGCGGCGTTCTTGACGCAGCGCATTATGTACCTGCTTACTGGTATTCAAAGTCAAAATCAGCTTCTTTGTTTGGAACTGGTCCTTGCTTTGGCTGGTCTTCACAGGAAGTTCTTGGCTGGGCGCATTATGGCGGCGGTATGGAGCTGTTTAATGAGCTTATGGAAAGCCTCGGCTTGAACGTTGTTTCATTCTTTAACAGTCCAATGCCTGCACAGCCACTTGGTTGGTTCAAAGAAGAAATCAAAGACGCATCACAGATGGACGGACTTAAGTATCGTACAGTTGGACTTGCGGCTGACGTGCTTATGGAAATGGGTATGTCTGTTGTGCAGCTTCCAGGTGGTGAAATTCAGCCAGCAATGAAGTCTGGTCTGATCGATGCGGCTGAGTTTAACAACCCGACATCTGACCGTGACTTTGGTATGCAGGACGTGTCAAAGGATTACCATTTGGCATCATTCCACCAGTCACAGGAATTCTTCGAAGTGACCTTCAACAAGGAGAAGTATAACTCGCTTCCATCAGAGCTTCAGGCAATCTTGAAGCATGCGTCAGAAGCCGAAAGTTCAAACTTCTATTGGCACAACACAAAGCGTTATGCTGATGACCTGGTTCGTCTGCAGAACGAAAGTGGCGTTAAAGTCCACCGGACACCTGACTCAGTGATGGCTGCCCAGCTTAAAGCTTGGGACGTTGTTGTAGATCGTATTTCGGCTGAAGATCCTTTCTTTGCAAAGGTTATTGAATCACAGAAGGCCTATGCCAAAGACGTGATGAACTAT